In one window of Tripterygium wilfordii isolate XIE 37 chromosome 1, ASM1340144v1, whole genome shotgun sequence DNA:
- the LOC120003877 gene encoding nuclear/nucleolar GTPase 2-like, giving the protein MAKKKDKRVNVSGKTKHSLDANRKDGSSVNSRSAATVRRLKMYNTKPKRDSKGKVLKNDFQSHDLPNTRILPDRGWFENTQVLNQKELEVFREELQSRMSNNYNVILKERKLPLSLLNDHQKQVRVHLLDREPFEDAFGSKTKRKRPKLLAADYEYLVKKASTSQDAFEQKNDANASVGTSVGDGFRDPIRHTMFEKGQSKRLWGELYRVIDSSDVVVQVLDARDPQGTRCYHLEKHLKEHCKQKHMILLLNKCDLIPAWATKGWLRVLSRKYPTLAFHASINKSFGKGSLLSVLRQFARLKSDKQAISVGFVGYPNVGKSSVINTLRTKNVCKVAPIPGETKVWQYITLTKRIFLIDCPGVVYQNTDTETDIVLKGVVRVTNLEDAAEHIGEVLKRVKKEHLERAYKIKDWEDDNDFLTQLCKLTGKLLKGGEPDLVTAAKMVLHDWQRGRIPFFVPPPQQEEDSSEEPSVSGINTEAVGDGNQAAAAFTAIANVISSQQQSSVPVRKDLFDDNDLKEEETADQSSSSDDEDEDENDQISSTDNEKDDQL; this is encoded by the exons ATGgcgaagaagaaagataagagggTGAACGTGTCGGGCAAAACGAAGCATTCCCTTGACGCCAACCGCAAGGATGGGAGCAGCGTCAATTCCCGTAGCGCCGCCACCGTGCGCCGCCTCAAGATGTACAATACAAAGCCTAAGCGTGACAGCAAGGGCAAGGTCCTCAAAAACGATTTCCAGTCCCATGACCTCCCCAACACGCGTATCCTGCCAGATCGCGGATGGTTCG AGAATACACAGGTTTTGAATCAGAAAGAGCTTGAAGTTTTCCGTGAAGAGCTCCAAAGCCGGATGTCAAATAACTATAATGTTATTTTGAAGGAAAGAAAACTGCCTTTGTCCCTCTTAAATGATCACCAGAAG CAAGTCCGAGTTCATCTTCTTGATAGAGAGCCTTTTGAGGATGCATTTGGATCTAAGACAAAGAGAAAGCGCCCAAAGCTATTGGCAGCTGACTATGAATATTTAGTTAAAAAGGCCAGTACTTCTCAAG ATGCTTTCGAACAGAAGAATGATGCTAATGCATCTGTTGGGACAAGTGTGGGTGATGGATTTAGGGACCCTATCCGGCATACAATGTTTGAGAAGGGCCAGAGTAAACGTTTATGGGGAGAACTCTACAGGGTGATAGACTCGTCAGATGTTGTTGTCCAG GTTCTGGATGCTAGAGATCCACAAGGCACAAGATGTTATCACTTAGAGAAGCATCTGAAAGAGCATTGCAAGCAGAAGCACATGATTCTTCTGTTAAACAAG TGTGATCTCATTCCTGCTTGGGCTACAAAAGGATGGCTTAGAGTATTATCCAGAAAATATCCAACTTTGGCTTTCCATGCAAGCATCAACAAGTCATTTGGCAAG GGTTCTCTTTTATCAGTGTTGAGACAATTTGCCCGTTTGAAAAGTGACAAGCAAGCAATATCTGTGGGATTTGTGGGCTATCCAAATGTTGGAAAGTCATCAGTCATCAACACATTGCGTACAAAGAAT GTTTGCAAGGTTGCACCTATACCAGGGGAAACGAAGGTGTGGCAATATATAACACTCACCAAAAGGATATTCTTGATTGATTGTCCTGGGGTTGTCTACCAGAACACCGACACAGAAACAGATATTGTACTGAAGGGCGTG GTACGTGTGACAAATTTAGAGGATGCTGCGGAGCATATAGGAGAGGTATTGAAACGTGTTAAAAAGGAGCACCTAGAGAGAGCATATAAGATAAAGGATTG GGAGGATGACAATGACTTCCTAACACAATTGTGCAAGTTAACAGGCAAGCTTTTGAAG GGTGGTGAGCCCGATTTAGTGACCGCAGCAAAGATGGTTCTTCATGACTGGCAGAGGGGTAGGATACCCTTCTTTGTACCTCCTCCACAACAAGAAGAGGATTCATCAGAGGAACCCAGTGTGAGTGGAATAAATACAGAGGCTGTTGGGGATGGTAATCAGGCGGCTGCGGCTTTTACAGCCATTGCAAATGTCATTTCATCACAGCAGCAAAGTAGTGTACCAGTTCGAAAGGATCTTTTTGATGATAATGATCTAAAGGAGGAGGAGACAGCTGACCAGTCTTCATCttctgatgatgaagatgaagacgaAAATGACCAGATTTCCTCTACTGATAATGAGAAAGATGACCAGCTTTAA
- the LOC120001701 gene encoding myosin-6-like: protein MQGAPVNIVVGSFVWLEDPEEAWVDGEVVEVNGGEITVNCTSGKTVVAKASTVFPKDPEFPSCGVDDMTRLAYLHEPGVLQNLRCRYDINEIYTYTGNILIAVNPFRRLPHLYDSHMMGQYKGAAFGELSPHPFAIADSAYRLMFNEGISQSILVSGESGAGKTESTKMLMRYLAHMGGRVAAEGRSVEQQVLESNPVLEAFGNAKTVRNNNSSRFGKFVEIQFDDRGRISGAAIRTYLLERSRVCQVSDPERNYHCFYMLCAAPTEDIEKYKLGNQRTFHYLNQSDCYELDGVDESEEYLALRKAMDVVGIGSDDQDAIFRVVAAILHLGNIEFVKGEETDSSEPKDDRSWFHLKTAAELFMCDEKSLEDSLCKRVIVTRDESIKKSLDPDAAAVNRDALAKIVYSRLFDWLVNKINNSIGQDPDSKFLIGVLDIYGFESFKTNSFEQFCINLTNEKLQQHFNQHVFKMEQEEYTKEEINWSYIEFIDNQDVLDLIDKKPGGIIALLDEACMFPRSTYETFAEKLYQTFKDHKRFSKPKLARTDFTISHYAGDVTYQTELFLDKNKDYVVAEHQTLLSASKCYFVSGLFPPLPEESSKTSKFSSIGSRFKQQLQALLETLSATEPHYIRCVKPNNALKPGIFENNNALQQLRCGGVMEAIRISCAGYPTRKPFDEFVARFGILAPEVLDGRCDEVTACKRLLEKVDLKGYQIGKTKVFLRAGQMAELDALRTLVLGRSASIIQRKVRSYLGRKSFILLRSSATEIQALCRGQVARCRYECIRREVACLKIQKHSRSFLAKKAYKNLWSSAVSIQIGMRGMAACNELQFRKQTRAAVVIQSYCRQYLAHAHYRRIKKAAISTQCAWRGKVARRELRKLKMAAKETGALQAAKSKLEKEVEELTWRLQLEKRMRADSEEAKTQENTKLRSALQGMQQQFEETRELLLKECEAAKRASEQVPIIQEVLVVDHEMMNKLTAENEQLKDMVSLLEKKIDETEKKYEETSKLSEERLKMALEAETKIIELKTSMQRLEEKLSDIEAEDQILRQEMLSNSSVRRTSEHLSLPGALPQENGHREPPKSSSAKKFGTDSMKKLSRSQIERQQESIDALIKCVTENVGFSQGKPIAAFTIYKCLLHWRSFEAEKTTVFDRLIQIVGSAIRENGDDNDHMAYWLSNSSTLLSLLQGSLKGTSGACPQRKQPPPASLFERMTQSFRSSPSSANLSVGTLHPVEFKQPAKLFEDQLSAFVETIYGIIRDNLKKDLYPLISSCIQAPRTSRSSALKSSGRSFGNSPPASPWQSIIESLDGLLSALKENFVPSILVKRMFLQIFSYINVQLFNSLLLRRECCTFSNGEYVKSGLAELEIWCARAKEEYAGLSWDELKHTRQAVGFLVIHQKSRISYDEIKNDLCPVLSIQQLYRISTLYWDDNYNTRSVSPDVISSMKDLMSDESNDDSSSFLLDDNSSIPFSLDEISSSFQEKDLSEVKPASELLENPAFQFLQD from the exons ATGCAGGGTGCTCCAGTTAATATAGTGGTTGGATCATTTGTTTGGCTGGAAGATCCTGAGGAAGCATGGGTAGACGGGGAAGTTGTGGAAGTCAATGGCGGAGAGATAACTGTAAATTGTACATCTGGGAAGACG GTTGTTGCCAAAGCATCGACTGTTTTCCCGAAGGACCCTGAATTCCCTTCATGTGGGGTGGATGATATGACAAGACTGGCATATCTGCATGAGCCGGGTGTTCTGCAGAATCTACGATGTCGatatgatataaatgaaatatat ACTTACACAGGAAATATATTGATTGCCGTCAACCCATTCCGACGCTTACCTCATCTGTATGATAGTCATATGATGGGACAGTATAAAGGGGCAGCATTTGGTGAGCTGAGCCCACATCCTTTTGCTATTGCAGATTCTGCATACCG ACTAATGTTCAATGAGGGCATAAGCCAGTCAATATTAGTTAGTGGGGAAAGTGGAGCTGGTAAAACAGAGAGTACAAAGATGCTCATGCGTTATCTTGCCCATATGGGAGGGAGGGTGGCAGCTGAGGGAAGGTCTGTGGAGCAGCAAGTGTTAGAG TCCAATCCTGTTCTAGAAGCATTTGGTAATGCAAAGACTGTGAGAAATAATAATTCAAG TCGTTTTGGAAAATTTGTGGAGATTCAGTTTGATGATAGGGGGAGGATTTCAGGAGCTGCCATCAGAACTTATTTGCTGGAACGATCTCGTGTTTGTCAGGTGTCTGATCCTGAGAGAAATTATCATTGCTTTTATATGCTTTGTGCTGCACCAACAGAG GACATAGAGAAGTACAAATTGGGAAATCAAAGAACCTTTCATTATCTTAATCAATCAGATTGCTATGAACTGGATGGAGTTGATGAGTCTGAAGAGTATCTTGCGCTTAGGAAAGCTATGGATGTTGTTGGGATCGGTTCTGATGACCAG GATGCAATATTCAGAGTTGTGGCTGCAATACTACATCTAGgcaatattgagtttgtgaaAGGAGAGGAAACAGATTCATCTGAACCTAAGGATGATAGATCTTGGTTCCATCTCAAAACTGCAGCTGAACTGTTCAT GTGTGATGAAAAGTCTCTTGAAGACTCATTGTGCAAACGCGTCATTGTGACTCGTGACGAGAGTATTAAAAAATCACTTGATCCAGATGCTGCGGCTGTCAATAGAGATGCTTTGGCCAAAATTGTGTATTCAAGGTTGTTTGACTG GCTTGTGAACAAAATCAATAACTCAATTGGTCAAGATCCTGATTCAAAATTCTTAATTGGGGTGCTGGATATATATGGATTTGAGAGTTTCAAGACAAACAG CTTTGAGCAGTTTTGTATCAATTTGACCAATGAAAAGCTGCAGCAGCATTTCAACCAG CATGTTTTTAAGATGGAGCAAGAAGAATATACCAAAGAAGAAATCAATTGGAGTTATATTGAATTCATAGATAACCAAGATGTTCTTGATCTCATTGATAAG AAACCTGGTGGCATTATTGCTCTTCTTGATGAGGCCTG TATGTTTCCTAGATCAACATATGAGACATTTGCAGAAAAGCTTTATCAGACGTTCAAAGACCATAAACGCTTCAGCAAGCCTAAGTTGGCTCGTACCGACTTCACCATTTCTCACTATGCTGGTGAT GTAACTTACCAAACGGAGCTCTTCCTGGATAAGAACAAAGATTATGTTGTTGCCGAGCATCAAACTCTCCTCAGTGCTTCCAAGTGCTACTTTGTTTCAGGCCTGTTCCCACCTTTACCTGAGGAAtcttccaagacatcaaagttcTCATCAATAGGTTCTCGCTTTAAG CAACAATTGCAAGCTTTGCTTGAAACACTTAGTGCCACTGAGCCACATTACATCCGTTGTGTGAAGCCAAATAATGCTCTGAAGCCGGGTATTTTTGAGAATAATAATGCTTTACAGCAACTGCGTTGTGGG GGTGTCATGGAGGCAATTAGAATAAGCTGTGCTGGTTATCCCACCAGGAAGCCATTTGACGAATTTGTAGCTCGTTTCGGAATTCTGGCACCAGAAGTTTTGGATGGGAG ATGTGACGAGGTCACTGCTTGCAAGAGACTTCTTGAAAAAGTGGACCTCAAAGGTTATCAG ATAGGTAAAACAAAAGTGTTTCTAAGAGCAGGCCAGATGGCAGAACTGGATGCTCTTCGTACTCTGGTTTTAGGAAGATCAGCTAGCATCATCCAGAGAAAAGTTCGCTCCTATCTTGGTCGTAAAAGCTTTATCTTGTTGCGGAGTTCTGCCACTGAAATCCAAGCCTTATGCAGAG GGCAAGTGGCGCGTTGTCGTTATGAATGCATTAGAAGAGAAGTTGCTTGTCTGAAAATCCAGAAACATTCTCGCAGTTTTCTGGCGAAGAAAGCATACAAGAATCTATGGTCTTCAGCTGTTTCAATTCAGATAGGTATGCGTGGGATGGCTGCGTGTAATGAACTTCAATTCAGGAAGCAGACAAGAGCAGCAGTAGTCATCCAG AGTTATTGCCGACAGTACCTGGCCCATGCTCATTATAGGAGGATAAAGAAAGCAGCTATTTCCACACAATGTGCCTGGAGAGGAAAAGTTGCACGTAGGGAATTGCGAAAGCTCAAAATG GCTGCTAAGGAAACTGGTGCTTTACAAGCTGCCAAGAGTAAGCTGGAAAAGGAAGTTGAAGAGTTGACTTGGCGTTTGCAGCTGGAGAAACGAATGAGG GCTGATTCTGAGGAAGCTAAAACACAGGAAAATACAAAATTACGGTCTGCTTTGCAGGGGATGCAACAGCAGTTTGAAGAAACTAGAGAACTGCTTCTGAAGGAATGTGAGGCAGCGAAAAGAGCCTCTGAACAAGTCCCAATCATACAGGAGGTCCTGGTTGTGGATCATGAAATGATGAATAAACTTACTGCGGAAAATGAACAGCTCAAG GATATGGTAAGtttattggaaaagaaaattgatgaaacaGAGAAGAAATATGAAGAAACAAGTAAGCTTAGTGAAGAGCGGTTGAAGATGGCTCTGGAGGCCGAGACAAAGATAATCGAATTAAAAACTTCGATGCAAAG GCTTGAAGAAAAGCTCTCCGACATTGAAGCTGAGGACCAAATTCTGCGGCAGGAAATGTTGTCAAATTCCTCTGTCAGAAGAACGTCTGAGCATTTGTCGCTCCCAGGAGCTCTG CCTCAAGAAAATGGCCACCGT GAGCCGCCAAAGTCTTCTTCAGCCAAAAAGTTTGGCACAGATTCAATGAAAAAATTGAGTAGGTCTCAGATTGAACGGCAACAA GAGAGCATAGATGCTCTGATCAAATGTGTGACGGAAAATGTTGGTTTCAGTCAAGGAAAACCAATCGCAGCATTTACCATTTACAAATGTCTTCTCCACTGGAGATCATTTGAAGCGGAAAAAACTACTGTTTTTGACCGTCTAATTCAGATTGTTGGATCTGCAATTCGTGAG AATGGGGATGACAACGATCATATGGCTTATTGGCTATCTAATTCCTCAACCTTGCTGTCCTTGCTTCAAGGAAGTTTAAAAGGCACCAGTGGTGCGTGTCCACAGCGGAAGCAGCCTCCTCCAGCTTCATTATTTGAGAGAATGACTCAA AGTTTTCGTTCGTCGCCTTCTTCTGCCAACCTTTCAGTTGGTACACTACATCCGGTTGAGTTTAAGCAACCAGCTAAGCTTTTTGAAGACCAACTTAGTGCTTTTGTGGAAACGATATATGGAATCATTCGAGACAATCTGAAGAAGGACTTGTATCCACTCATATCTTCTTGTATCCAG GCTCCCAGGACATCAAGGAGTAGTGCTCTGAAGTCTTCTGGGCGGTCATTTGGCAATAGCCCTCCAGCTAGTCCTTGGCAAAGCATTATCGAGAGCCTTGATGGCCTCCTCTCTGccttaaaggaaaatttt GTGCCTTCGATTCTTGTCAAGAGAATGTTTTTGCAAATTTTCTCATATATTAATGTACAGCTATTTAATAG CCTTCTTCTTCGTCGTGAGTGCTGCACATTCAGCAATGGCGAGTATGTAAAGTCTGGGTTGGCTGAATTAGAAATATGGTGTGCCCGAGCAAAAGAAGAG TATGCTGGGTTGTCATGGGATGAACTCAAACACACACGGCAAGCTGTTGGATTTTTG GTTATACACCAGAAATCAAGAATTTCATATGATGAAATTAAAAATGACCTCTGCCCT GTCTTAAGTATTCAACAGCTTTATAGAATAAGCACACTATACTGGGATGACAATTACAACACTCGAAGTGTATCCCCAGAT GTCATTTCCAGCATGAAAGATTTAATGTCAGATGAATCCAATGATGATAGCAGCTCCTTTTTGTTGGATGACAATTCTAG TATTCCTTTCTCATTGGATGAAATTTCTAGTTCCTTTCAAGAGAAAGATTTGAGTGAAGTGAAACCTGCCTCGGAACTTCTTGAGAATCCAGCCTTCCAATTTTTACAGGATTAG